From Glycine max cultivar Williams 82 chromosome 11, Glycine_max_v4.0, whole genome shotgun sequence, the proteins below share one genomic window:
- the LOC100810357 gene encoding porphobilinogen deaminase, chloroplastic isoform X2 — protein sequence MASHPELAEEGAIQIVIIKTTGDKILSQPLADIGGKGLFTKEIDEALINGDIDIAVHSMKDVPTYLPDKTILPCNLPREDVRDAFISLSAASLADLPSGSVVGTASLRRKSQILHRYPSLNVEENFRGNVQTRLRKLSEGIVQATLLALAGLKRLNMTENVSSILSIDDMLPAVAQGAIGIACRSNDDKMAEYLASLNHEETRLAVSCERAFLEKLEGSCRTPIAGYASRNEDGNCLFRGLVASPDGTRVLETSRIGSYAFEDMIKMGKDAGEELLSRAGPGFFSR from the exons ATGGCATCACATCCAGAGCTAGCGGAAGAAGGGGCTATTCAGATTGTGATAATAAAAACAACTGGTGACAAAATACTATCACAGCCACTTGCAGACATCGGCGGGAAGGGCCTGTTCACAAAAGAAATAGACGAGGCACTCATAAACGGTGACATTGACATCGCCGTCCACTCAATGAAAGATGTACCCACTTACTTACCTGATAAAACAATTCTACCATGCAACCTTCCACGTGAGGACGTAAGAGATGCATTTATATCCTTGAGTGCAGCTTCACTGGCTGATCTACCCTCTGGAAGTGTTGTTGGTACTGCTTCACTCAGACGAAAGTCACAGATACTGCACAGATATCCATCTCTAAAT GTGGAGGAAAATTTCCGTGGCAATGTCCAAACAAGGCTTCGAAAACTCAGTGAGGGCATTGTCCAAGCTACCCTATTGGCATTAGCTGGACTCAAACGATTAAATATGACAGAAAATGTGTCTTCGATCCTATCAATTGATGATATGCTTCCAGCTGTTGCCCAAGGTGCAATTGGAATAGCCTGTAGAAGTAACGATGATAAAATG GCAGAATACCTTGCTTCATTGAATCATGAAGAAACAAGACTAGCAGTTTCCTGTGAAAGAGCCTTCCTTGAAAAGTTAGAAGGATCTTGCCGCACTCCTATTGCAGGCTATGCTAGCAGAAACGAGGATGGCAATTGCTTGTTTAGAGGATTAGTTGCTTCCCCTGATGGAACCCGCG TGCTCGAAACTTCCAGAATTGGTTCATATGCTTTCGAAGATATGATAAAGATGGGTAAGGATGCTGGAGAGGAGCTTCTTTCTCGAGCTGGACCTGGCTTTTTCAGTCGTTAA
- the LOC100798853 gene encoding uncharacterized protein codes for MAIAWLRNLQNLWPFRVDELRDSKQLVKKLSIPQDTKQFVFALRDPQTQSIIYILSSLNLSERSASDATCLIKEIKPDAVLVQAGVSPFSELQSEEDSVPVPTSSFGVIKRCFLDKIGRDMYENVAGNFVLREIFGTSFHGPLLAAKRAAEDVGSSFLVIESPSCWGNSNSDSNSNNSDSHSDRDSHFRSLVNSLVPKQHAASWAPSALKRFSLDKELRMMLAKALSGSLDPLLLSSANASSVLEKGNEETQPSSCYETPGFARSIYPLLEDLYSIFGDLPSLGKALAHVQKMLLDVNRGEVLDKRTVSEVYTFRIAVEGLRIALNNKGLRPINRKSAAKSDKIEFSELPVDDKSHALFAQAIRSQTDKFKTIVAVVDASALAGLRKHWDTPLPVEVKELVGELITNSEGKGVTLNHSEKKRLLTDKPMVAVGAGATAVLGASSLTKVVPASTLVKVVTFKIPTSLKIGLSQMQKVLAFAFGPSKVAAPGIATSGVKTSGIMKAAASAEKIRAVAHGVIASAEKTSISVMRTAFYEIMRKRKVRPVGFLPWATFAGSIGTCTSLLLYGDGIECAVESLPAAPSIASLGRGIQHLHEASQAVRQMEGSRIQASIESLIKRI; via the coding sequence ATGGCGATTGCGTGGTTACGGAATCTGCAAAACCTATGGCCATTCAGAGTGGACGAGTTAAGAGATTCGAAGCAATTGGTGAAGAAACTGAGCATCCCCCAAGACACGAAGCAATTCGTATTCGCGCTGCGTGATCCCCAGACCCAATCCATCATTTACATTCTCTCCTCTCTGAATTTATCGGAGCGATCAGCTTCCGATGCCACGTGTCTCATCAAGGAGATCAAACCCGACGCCGTTTTGGTGCAAGCTGGCGTTTCCCCCTTCTCCGAGCTTCAGTCCGAAGAAGACTCCGTTCCGGTCCCGACCTCTTCTTTCGGGGTAATCAAACGCTGTTTTCTTGATAAAATTGGTAGGGACATGTATGAGAATGTAGCAGGTAACTTTGTGTTGAGGGAGATCTTTGGAACCAGTTTTCATGGTCCCTTGTTGGCTGCTAAGAGGGCTGCTGAGGATGTTGGATCTTCGTTTCTTGTTATAGAGTCTCCTTCTTGTTGGGGTAATAGTAATAGTGatagtaatagtaataatagtgaTAGTCATAGTGATAGGGATAGTCATTTTCGGAGTCTTGTTAATAGTTTGGTTCCTAAGCAGCATGCTGCTTCTTGGGCTCCTTCGGCTTTGAAGAGGTTTTCTCTTGATAAGGAACTTAGGATGATGTTGGCTAAGGCTTTATCTGGTTCTTTGGATCCACTTTTGCTTAGTAGTGCCAATGCAAGTTCTGTTTTGGAGAAGGGTAATGAGGAAACTCAGCCATCAAGTTGTTATGAGACCCCGGGTTTTGCCAGGTCTATTTATCCTTTGCTTGAGGATTTGTATAGTATATTCGGTGATCTTCCATCGCTTGGGAAGGCGCTGGCACATGTGCAGAAGATGCTGTTGGATGTGAATAGAGGGGAGGTTCTTGACAAGAGAACTGTTTCTGAGGTCTATACTTTCAGGATTGCTGTTGAGGGGCTTAGAATTGCTCTGAATAATAAGGGCTTGAGGCCGATTAACAGGAAAAGTGCTGCAAAGTCAGATAAGATTGAGTTCTCGGAGCTTCCGGTTGATGACAAGTCGCACGCACTCTTTGCGCAGGCCATCCGGAGTCAGACTGATAAGTTTAAGACCATTGTGGCAGTGGTAGATGCTAGTGCCTTGGCTGGTCTTAGGAAACACTGGGATACTCCTCTTCCTGTTGAAGTCAAAGAGTTGGTTGGAGAACTGATCACAAATTCTGAGGGTAAAGGGGTTACGTTGAATCATAGTGAGAAGAAGCGGTTATTAACAGATAAACCTATGGTGGCAGTAGGGGCTGGAGCAACAGCAGTTTTAGGAGCTTCATCACTGACCAAAGTAGTCCCTGCATCAACACTAGTGAAGGTTGTCACTTTCAAAATTCCCACTTCACTCAAAATCGGTCTCAGCCAGATGCAGAAGGTGCTGGCTTTTGCCTTCGGCCCTTCTAAAGTTGCGGCTCCAGGGATTGCGACTTCAGGAGTCAAAACGTCTGGCATCATGAAGGCAGCAGCATCTGCTGAAAAGATTCGAGCTGTTGCTCACGGTGTTATAGCCTCAGCTGAGAAAACCAGTATTTCGGTCATGAGAACAGCTTTCTATGAAATAATGAGGAAGCGGAAGGTGCGACCTGTTGGGTTCTTGCCTTGGGCTACATTTGCAGGCAGTATTGGAACTTGTACAAGCCTGCTTTTGTATGGTGATGGGATCGAGTGTGCTGTTGAGTCTCTCCCTGCTGCCCCCTCCATTGCTAGTTTGGGTCGTGGGATTCAGCATCTACATGAGGCATCTCAAGCAGTGAGGCAAATGGAAGGAAGTAGAATCCAAGCATCAATAGAATCtctaataaaaagaatatag
- the LOC100811427 gene encoding glucan endo-1,3-beta-glucosidase-like: MFLKKSTAMSSILLLVGMLSSITVAQSIGVCYGVLGNNLPSRQEVVDLYKTNGIGRMRIYYPDEEALQALRGSGIELIMDVAKETLQSMTDPNAATDWVNKYVTAYSQDVNFKYIAVGNEIHPNTNEAQYILSAMTNIQNAISSANLQIKVSTAIDSTFIAPPSYPPNDAVFTSDAEPYVKPIIDFLVRNEAPLLANVYPYFAYANDQQNSIPLAYALFTQQGNNDAGYQNLFDAMLDSIYAAVEKVGASNLQIVVSESGWPSEGGGTGASIDNAGTYNANLISHASGGSGTPKRPGGSIETYLFAMFDENQKQDAETERHFGLFRPDKSPKYQLNFN, encoded by the exons atgtttcttaaaaaaagcaCTGCAATGTCTTCCATATTGCTGCTAGTTGGAATGTTATCGTCCATTACAG TTGCACAATCCATAGGAGTTTGCTATGGAGTACTCGGTAATAATCTACCATCAAGGCAAGAAGTTGTGGACTTGTATAAAACAAATGGGATAGGTAGAATGCGTATATACTATCCAGATGAAGAAGCACTCCAAGCCCTTAGAGGTTCAGGCATTGAGTTGATTATGGACGTGGCTAAGGAAACCCTTCAATCAATGACAGACCCCAATGCTGCTACAGATTGGGTCAATAAGTATGTTACAGCCTACTCGCAAGACGTCAATTTCAAGTACATCGCTGTTGGAAATGAAATTCACCCCAATACCAATGAGGCACAGTACATTCTATCTGCCATGACCAACATTCAGAATGCAATTTCATCAGCCAATTTACAAATCAAGGTGTCAACAGCAATAGACTCTACTTTCATTGCTCCGCCCTCCTATCCACCCAATGATGCTGTTTTCACTAGCGATGCAGAGCCATATGTAAAACCCATAATAGACTTCCTAGTGAGAAATGAGGCGCCACTTCTTGCCAATGTGTACCCTTACTTTGCTTATGCGAATGATCAACAAAACAGTATTCCTCTTGCCTATGCTCTTTTTACCCAACAAGGAAACAACGACGCTGGGTACCAAAACCTCTTCGATGCTATGTTGGATTCAATATACGCTGCAGTGGAGAAAGTGGGAGCATCCAATTTGCAGATAGTGGTTTCTGAGAGTGGGTGGCCATCTGAAGGTGGTGGAACTGGAGCATCAATCGATAATGCAGGCACTTACAATGCTAATTTGATTAGTCATGCCTCGGGTGGGAGTGGAACTCCAAAGAGGCCTGGTGGGTCTATAGAGACTTACTTGTTTGCCATGTTTGACGAAAACCAGAAGCAAGATGCTGAAACTGAGCGTCATTTTGGTCTCTTCAGGCCTGATAAATCACCCAAATACCAACtcaatttcaattaa
- the LOC100810357 gene encoding porphobilinogen deaminase, chloroplastic isoform X1: protein METLCSALVFPSFRITTSAFSKCGIRASIAVEQQTSQTKVALLKIGTRGSPLALAQAYETRDKLMASHPELAEEGAIQIVIIKTTGDKILSQPLADIGGKGLFTKEIDEALINGDIDIAVHSMKDVPTYLPDKTILPCNLPREDVRDAFISLSAASLADLPSGSVVGTASLRRKSQILHRYPSLNVEENFRGNVQTRLRKLSEGIVQATLLALAGLKRLNMTENVSSILSIDDMLPAVAQGAIGIACRSNDDKMAEYLASLNHEETRLAVSCERAFLEKLEGSCRTPIAGYASRNEDGNCLFRGLVASPDGTRVLETSRIGSYAFEDMIKMGKDAGEELLSRAGPGFFSR from the exons ATGGAGACTCTCTGCTCTGCATTGGTGTTCCCATCTTTCAGAATCACAACTTCAGCTTTCTCCAAATGTGGCATCAGGGCTTCCATTGCCGTTGAGCAACAAACTTCGCAGACTAAGGTTGCTCTCCTCAAAATTGGTACCAGAGGAAG TCCACTAGCTCTGGCTCAGGCATATGAGACCAGAGACAAGCTCATGGCATCACATCCAGAGCTAGCGGAAGAAGGGGCTATTCAGATTGTGATAATAAAAACAACTGGTGACAAAATACTATCACAGCCACTTGCAGACATCGGCGGGAAGGGCCTGTTCACAAAAGAAATAGACGAGGCACTCATAAACGGTGACATTGACATCGCCGTCCACTCAATGAAAGATGTACCCACTTACTTACCTGATAAAACAATTCTACCATGCAACCTTCCACGTGAGGACGTAAGAGATGCATTTATATCCTTGAGTGCAGCTTCACTGGCTGATCTACCCTCTGGAAGTGTTGTTGGTACTGCTTCACTCAGACGAAAGTCACAGATACTGCACAGATATCCATCTCTAAAT GTGGAGGAAAATTTCCGTGGCAATGTCCAAACAAGGCTTCGAAAACTCAGTGAGGGCATTGTCCAAGCTACCCTATTGGCATTAGCTGGACTCAAACGATTAAATATGACAGAAAATGTGTCTTCGATCCTATCAATTGATGATATGCTTCCAGCTGTTGCCCAAGGTGCAATTGGAATAGCCTGTAGAAGTAACGATGATAAAATG GCAGAATACCTTGCTTCATTGAATCATGAAGAAACAAGACTAGCAGTTTCCTGTGAAAGAGCCTTCCTTGAAAAGTTAGAAGGATCTTGCCGCACTCCTATTGCAGGCTATGCTAGCAGAAACGAGGATGGCAATTGCTTGTTTAGAGGATTAGTTGCTTCCCCTGATGGAACCCGCG TGCTCGAAACTTCCAGAATTGGTTCATATGCTTTCGAAGATATGATAAAGATGGGTAAGGATGCTGGAGAGGAGCTTCTTTCTCGAGCTGGACCTGGCTTTTTCAGTCGTTAA
- the LOC547748 gene encoding glucan endo-1,3-beta-glucosidase precursor: MIFSRGNTAMSAILLLLGILSSTGVEFTGAQSVGVCYGGNGNNLPTKQAVVDLYKSNRIGKIRLYYPDEGVLQALRGSNIEVILGVPNDQLQSLTNAGAATNWVNKYVKAYSQNVKFKYIAVGNEIHPGDSLAGSVLPALENIQKAISAANLQGQMKVSTAIDTTLLGNSYPPKDGVFSSSASSYIRPIVNFLARNGAPLLANVYPYFAYVNNQQSIGLDYALFTKHGNNEVGYQNLFDALLDSLYAALEKVGAPNVKVVVSESGWPSEGGVGATVQNAGTYYRNLINHAKGGTPKRPSGPIETYLFAMFDENQKDGPEIERHFGLFRPDKSPKYQLSFN; the protein is encoded by the exons atgattttctcAAGAGGCAACACCGCCATGTCTGCCATATTGCTGCTTCTTGGAATATTATCTTCCACTGGAGTAGAATTTACGG GGGCACAATCTGTTGGTGTGTGTTATGGAGGAAATGGAAACAATCTACCAACAAAGCAAGCAGTGGTGGATCTTTACAAATCAAACAGAATAGGCAAAATCCGTTTATACTATCCAGACGAAGGAGTCCTTCAAGCCCTCAGAGGTTCAAACATAGAGGTGATCCTCGGTGTCCCTAATGACCAACTTCAATCTCTCACCAACGCTGGAGCTGCCACAAATTGGGTCAACAAGTACGTGAAAGCATACTCACAAAACGTGAAATTCAAGTACATTGCAGTTGGTAACGAAATTCACCCTGGTGACTCTTTAGCAGGGTCTGTACTTCCAGCACTTGAAAACATTCAGAAAGCAATTTCTGCCGCCAATTTACAAGGCCAAATGAAGGTGTCAACAGCAATAGACACCACTTTACTTGGCAACTCTTACCCACCAAAAGATGGCGTTTTCAGCAGTAGTGCAAGTTCATACATAAGACCAATTGTAAACTTTTTAGCAAGAAATGGAGCCCCACTTCTCGCAAACGTGTACCCTTACTTCGCCTATGTTAACAACCAACAAAGCATTGGTCTTGACTATGCCTTGTTTACTAAACATGGTAACAACGAGGTTGGGTACCAAAACCTGTTTGATGCATTGTTGGATTCTCTATACGCTGCTCTTGAGAAAGTAGGGGCACCAAATGTGAAGGTTGTTGTGTCTGAGAGTGGTTGGCCATCTGAAGGTGGAGTTGGAGCAACTGTTCAAAACGCAGGAACCTATTACCGCAATTTGATTAATCATGCCAAAGGTGGAACCCCCAAGAGGCCTAGTGGACCCATAGAGACTTACCTCTTTGCCATGTTTGATGAAAACCAGAAGGATGGTCCTGAAATCGAACGACACTTTGGTCTCTTCAGGCCTGACAAATCACCTAAATACCAACTCAGTTTCAATTGA